A genomic stretch from Peromyscus eremicus chromosome 6, PerEre_H2_v1, whole genome shotgun sequence includes:
- the LOC131912916 gene encoding profilin-1-like, protein MARWNAYIDSLTAEGTCQDAAIIGYKDSPSVWAAVPRKTFLSIKPAEVGVLVGKDWSSFFVNGLTLGGQKCSVIRDSLLQDGEFTMDLRTKSTRGAPTFNVTVTMTAKTLVLLMGKEGVHGGLINKKCYEMASHLRRSQY, encoded by the coding sequence ATGGCCAGGTGGAATGCCTACATCGACAGCCTCACGGCGGAGGGGACCTGTCAGGACGCGGCCATCATAGGCTACAAGGACTCGCCCTCCGTCTGGGCCGCCGTCCCCAGGAAGACCTTCCTTAGCATTAAGCCAGCTGAGGTTGGTGTCCTGGTAGGCAAAGACTGGTCAAGTTTTTTCGTGAATGGGCTGACACTTGGGGGCCAGAAATGTTCTGTGATCCGGGACTCACTGCTGCAGGATGGGGAATTTACAATGGATCTTCGTACCAAGAGCACCAGAGGAGCCCCAACCTTCAATGTCACTGTCACCATGACTGCCAAGACGCTAGTCCTGCTGATGGGCAAAGAAGGTGTCCATGGTGGTTTGATCAACAAGAAATGTTATGAAATGGCCTCCCACCTGCGGCGTTCCCAGTACTGA